A single Curtobacterium sp. MCSS17_015 DNA region contains:
- a CDS encoding NADP-dependent oxidoreductase, which translates to MKVVGVETFGGPRALAVHEVPEVHAGAGSVRIAVRAFAVNPTDTGVRAGERDSSKATAPYVPGMDAAGVIDEVGPDVEGWSVGDEVMAIALPLTGHGGAYVEYLVAPVGSFTRIPRGTTIEEASTVPMNGLTAIQMLELAGLERGQTLAVTGAAGLLGNYVVQLAKAAGITVIADSSEKDQALVRSLGPDHVVPRGDGFAASVRSIVPEGVDALFDCALQRELVVPAIRDGGVFVDVRGWEGNGAPTIRFERVSVFSEYRSFDKLERLRHGVEGGTIVPRVAEVLPAERAPEAHERLEAGGTRGRFVLTW; encoded by the coding sequence ATGAAGGTCGTCGGAGTCGAAACATTCGGAGGGCCCCGCGCCCTCGCCGTCCATGAAGTACCCGAGGTGCACGCCGGTGCCGGCTCCGTCCGCATCGCCGTCCGCGCGTTCGCGGTGAACCCCACGGACACCGGGGTGCGAGCGGGGGAGCGTGACAGCTCGAAGGCCACGGCGCCGTACGTCCCCGGCATGGACGCCGCCGGCGTCATCGACGAGGTCGGACCCGACGTCGAGGGATGGTCCGTCGGTGACGAGGTGATGGCGATCGCCTTGCCGCTCACCGGGCACGGCGGTGCGTACGTCGAGTACCTCGTCGCCCCGGTCGGGTCGTTCACGCGGATCCCGCGCGGGACCACGATCGAGGAAGCATCCACCGTGCCGATGAACGGGCTCACCGCCATCCAGATGCTCGAGCTCGCCGGGCTCGAACGTGGGCAGACGCTCGCCGTGACCGGCGCCGCCGGACTCCTCGGCAACTACGTCGTGCAACTCGCCAAGGCCGCCGGCATCACCGTGATCGCTGACAGCTCCGAGAAGGACCAGGCCCTCGTCCGCTCGCTCGGTCCGGACCACGTGGTGCCGCGGGGGGATGGCTTCGCTGCCTCCGTTCGGTCGATCGTGCCCGAGGGTGTCGACGCCCTGTTCGACTGTGCGCTGCAGCGCGAACTGGTGGTCCCGGCGATCCGCGACGGCGGTGTGTTCGTCGACGTCCGTGGCTGGGAGGGCAACGGTGCCCCCACCATCCGGTTCGAGCGGGTGTCCGTGTTCAGCGAGTACCGGTCGTTCGACAAGCTCGAGCGGCTGCGCCACGGCGTCGAGGGTGGCACGATCGTGCCCCGGGTAGCCGAGGTCCTGCCGGCCGAGCGCGCACCCGAGGCGCACGAGCGGCTCGAGGCCGGCGGGACGCGCGGTCGCTTCGTCCTCACCTGGTGA
- a CDS encoding excinuclease ABC subunit UvrA, protein MPAPRTTTDPTSERDTIATPAPDGFIRVRGARENNLRDVDVDIPRDRIVAFTGISGSGKSSLAFGTVFAEAQRRFLESVAPYARRLIAQGSTPHVDSITGLPPAVALQQRRGAPSSRSTVGTLTTLSNSTRMLYSRAGTYLEGAEQLYSDSFSPNTVAGACPRCHGLGVAHEVTEASAVRDPSLSIRDGAITAWPGAWQGKNLRDVTAVLGYDIERPWRDLPQEDRDWLLFTEEQPVVEVNPKRDRVAKPYKGRFWSARQFVMHTLADSQSETQRNKVLQFVESGPCALCGGSGLTRAALAVTFGGRTIAELNALPLSGVAEVLRPTAELTDAAAATSRTSSGERTEVAVAIARDLLGRVEVLTGLGLGYLSLDRATPTLSPGEMQRLRIATQLRSGLFGVVYVLDEPSAGLHPADAEPLVQVLEDLRASGNSVFVVEHDMRIVRQADWVVDVGPGAGSAGGTVLYSGPVEGLADVEASVTRRFLQPRASGLEARPPRQRIGTLELRGVTQHNLRDLDVDVPLGVLTAVTGVSGSGKSSLVGGVLADRAAEHPQVSRVVEVDQKPIGRTPRSNLATYTGLFDAVRAAFAATDDAKARGWTAGRFSFNVVGGRCEVCQGEGSVSVELLFLPGSWAPCPECHGSRYNDETLEVRWNGSTIAEVLGMTVDDAAESLADLPAAARALDALRQVGLGYLRLGQPAPELSGGEAQRIKLATELQRARSGHTLYLLDEPTTGLHPADVERLTEQLSRLTDAGNTVVVVEHAMSVVAAADHVIDMGPSGGDAGGQIVAAGTPAEVAASPSSRTAPYLRAELEG, encoded by the coding sequence ATGCCCGCACCACGAACCACAACGGATCCGACCAGCGAGCGGGACACCATCGCGACCCCGGCCCCCGACGGCTTCATCCGCGTCCGCGGCGCCCGCGAGAACAACCTCCGCGACGTCGACGTCGACATCCCCCGTGACCGCATCGTCGCCTTCACGGGCATCTCCGGCTCCGGCAAGTCGAGTCTCGCGTTCGGCACGGTGTTCGCCGAAGCTCAGCGCCGCTTCCTCGAGTCCGTCGCCCCCTACGCCCGCCGCCTCATCGCGCAGGGCTCCACCCCGCACGTCGACTCGATCACGGGCCTCCCGCCGGCGGTGGCCCTGCAGCAGCGCCGCGGTGCCCCGAGCTCCCGCTCGACGGTCGGTACGCTCACGACGCTGAGCAACTCGACGCGCATGCTCTACTCCCGCGCCGGCACGTACCTGGAGGGCGCCGAGCAGCTGTACTCGGACTCGTTCTCACCGAACACGGTCGCCGGCGCCTGCCCGCGCTGCCACGGCCTCGGCGTCGCCCACGAGGTGACCGAGGCATCCGCCGTCCGCGATCCGTCGCTGAGCATCCGCGACGGTGCGATCACGGCGTGGCCCGGTGCTTGGCAGGGCAAGAACCTCCGCGACGTGACGGCCGTCCTCGGCTACGACATCGAGCGCCCCTGGCGGGACCTCCCGCAGGAGGACCGCGACTGGCTCCTCTTCACCGAGGAGCAGCCCGTGGTCGAGGTCAACCCGAAGCGTGACCGCGTCGCCAAGCCCTACAAGGGGCGGTTCTGGAGCGCCCGCCAGTTCGTCATGCACACGCTCGCCGACTCGCAGAGCGAGACCCAGCGGAACAAGGTCCTGCAGTTCGTCGAGTCCGGCCCGTGTGCACTGTGCGGCGGCTCCGGGCTGACGCGGGCAGCGCTCGCGGTGACGTTCGGCGGCAGGACCATCGCCGAGCTGAACGCCCTGCCGCTCTCGGGCGTCGCCGAGGTCCTCCGCCCGACGGCCGAGCTGACCGACGCCGCTGCCGCCACGTCGCGGACGTCATCAGGCGAGCGCACCGAGGTCGCCGTCGCCATCGCCCGCGACCTCCTCGGCCGGGTCGAGGTCCTCACCGGCCTCGGTCTCGGGTACCTCAGCCTCGACCGCGCAACCCCGACACTCTCCCCCGGCGAGATGCAGCGCCTCCGCATCGCCACGCAGCTCCGCAGCGGTCTGTTCGGTGTCGTCTACGTGCTCGACGAGCCGAGTGCCGGCCTCCACCCGGCCGACGCCGAGCCGCTCGTCCAGGTCCTCGAGGACCTCCGCGCCAGCGGCAACAGCGTCTTCGTCGTCGAGCACGACATGCGCATCGTCCGCCAGGCCGACTGGGTCGTCGACGTCGGCCCCGGAGCCGGCTCCGCCGGCGGCACCGTCCTCTACAGCGGCCCCGTCGAGGGGCTCGCCGACGTCGAGGCGTCCGTCACTCGCCGCTTCCTGCAGCCACGTGCCTCCGGCCTGGAGGCCCGCCCTCCTCGACAACGGATCGGCACCCTGGAACTGCGCGGCGTCACGCAGCACAACCTCCGGGACCTCGACGTCGACGTCCCGCTCGGCGTCCTCACCGCGGTCACGGGAGTGTCCGGCTCCGGCAAGTCGTCACTGGTCGGAGGCGTCCTCGCCGACCGGGCCGCCGAGCACCCACAGGTCAGCCGCGTCGTCGAGGTCGATCAGAAGCCGATCGGCCGCACGCCCCGCTCGAACCTCGCCACCTACACGGGCCTGTTCGACGCGGTCCGTGCCGCGTTCGCCGCGACCGACGACGCGAAGGCCCGTGGGTGGACGGCCGGCCGGTTCTCGTTCAACGTCGTCGGCGGCCGGTGCGAGGTGTGCCAGGGCGAGGGCTCGGTGTCGGTCGAGCTGCTGTTCCTGCCGGGCAGTTGGGCGCCGTGCCCGGAGTGCCACGGCTCCCGGTACAACGACGAGACGCTCGAGGTCCGCTGGAACGGATCGACCATCGCCGAGGTGCTCGGCATGACGGTCGACGATGCCGCTGAGTCCCTCGCCGACCTCCCCGCCGCTGCCCGCGCCCTCGATGCCCTCCGTCAGGTCGGTCTCGGCTACCTGCGGCTGGGTCAGCCCGCGCCGGAGCTGTCGGGCGGAGAGGCCCAGCGCATCAAGCTCGCCACCGAACTCCAGCGCGCCCGCTCCGGCCACACGCTGTACCTGCTCGACGAACCCACCACTGGCCTGCACCCCGCCGACGTCGAGCGCCTGACCGAGCAGCTGTCTCGCTTGACGGACGCGGGCAACACGGTCGTCGTGGTCGAGCACGCGATGTCCGTCGTGGCGGCAGCTGACCACGTCATCGACATGGGTCCGTCCGGCGGCGATGCGGGCGGCCAGATCGTCGCGGCGGGCACACCGGCCGAGGTCGCTGCTTCCCCCTCGAGCCGCACGGCGCCGTACCTCCGCGCCGAGCTCGAGGGCTGA